Proteins encoded within one genomic window of Pygocentrus nattereri isolate fPygNat1 chromosome 11, fPygNat1.pri, whole genome shotgun sequence:
- the LOC108435620 gene encoding zinc fingers and homeoboxes protein 2: MSSRRKSFTPCMVCVSDVPTDSPVEMDILADEVLEDRSSSLQASLDLQQVSAKEGEVDHKEVSHVDGTEGKVEEDKSLATQKQHSRDYQCKYCSFSTQNLNDFKEHVYSTHPNVILNPLYLCAICNFSTKKFDSLTEHNETLHPGESNFKFKRIKLDNQTILEQTIENEDDSNALETKNMQDDDGFDFFPSYPSNVQNVGKPVVDNTEIYNNGNEVESNLDNLMLKDQITAVNVNGTIIIPEPMILQGLSHVMPLLQRPPNLNSIPTIAVPLNTSKYNPLLDSNTTLITSFNKFPYPTHAELSWLTAASKHPEEQIKVWFTTQRLKQGITWSPEEVEEARKKMFNGCMPPADQMFTVLPTPVSEPIATSQSVAPAVSCHVIGQSTLSMVTTANGSPATCAAVTVTTVNSMQNLKRSLGNPTVAQEVKRPMIPTEEPKDKLRMAPPPVPPLERLPMAPPPVPPDSKRSMPPPLIAPDLKRSVVAPYVMPKGKLPVVFPLIPPKDKVPMAPPPLLPRDRLSMVPLLFTDLKRSMVPQQLRNQAPASSVISKDKLSPLPTDVNLPMVPPLVTSQLKRPTIIQTVRAPPVAPPLVPAFSLECKPLEPTAEQKLIGSDSRRSESQNSNGVPCGDGKNWFLDQSAPAHNGSQHLNSDFAPKERPKTVPTQFPLLERVKGKTAEQLKVLEESFQRNSFPSYNEVDHIAITTRLSREEIDSWFLERRALRDNLEKALLNSMGSKRTDIAERRSRAHHQHALLNGVHKQGGLPMSPLPPIIAPTSSSGPLDRKSLNLLKDVFVQTRWPSPEEYSRLEAQTGLPRTDIVRWFKDSRLALRGGAVEWKELFHKLSGSELNGRLISEQPCGVTQPGQERMVPRAECTKLSSQEIKDWFSNTLGQRGPEMGRNGGQNGGGGEECGGWMEEAVGVKARMASRELVSDTD; the protein is encoded by the coding sequence ATGTCCAGCCGAAGGAAGTCTTTCACTCCCTGCATGGTGTGTGTCAGCGATGTGCCAACAGACAGCCCTGTTGAAATGGATATCTTGGCTGATGAAGTATTAGAGGACAGGTCTTCCTCTCTGCAGGCTTCATTGGATCTGCAGCAAGTGTCAGCAAAGGAGGGCGAGGTTGACCATAAGGAGGTGAGTCATGTGGATGGGACAGAGGGGAAGGTGGAGGAAGATAAATCCCTTGCCACACAGAAACAGCATAGTAGGGACTACCAGTGTAAGTACTGCTCCTTCTCCACTCAGAACCTCAACGACTTCAAAGAGCATGTGTACTCTACACACCCTAATGTCATTCTGAACCCCCTGTATCTGTGTGCTATCTGCAACTTCAGCACCAAGAAGTTTGACTCCCTAACAGAACATAATGAAACACTTCATCCAGGAGAGAGCAATTTCAAGTTCAAGCGAATTAAACTTGACAACCAGACCATCCTAGAGCAAACCATTGAGAATGAGGATGATTCAAATGCTCTAGAAACCAAGAACATGCAAGATGATGATGGCTTTGACTTTTTCCCCTCATACCCTTCAAACGTACAAAATGTTGGaaagccagtggtggacaataCCGAAATCTATAACAATGGTAATGAAGTAGAAAGTAATTTAGATAATCTGATGTTGAAGGATCAGATCACTGCAGTCAATGTGAATGGCACGATCATCATCCCTGAACCCATGATCCTTCAGGGCCTCTCTCACGTCATGCCTCTGCTGCAGCGCCCACCCAACCTTAACTCCATTCCAACAATCGCCGTTCCTCTGAACACAAGCAAGTACAATCCTTTGTTGGACAGCAACACTACACTCATCACTTCCTTCAACAAATTCCCCTACCCAACTCATGCTGAGCTCTCATGGCTCACCGCTGCATCCAAGCACCCAGAAGAGCAAATCAAGGTATGGTTCACTACCCAGCGACTGAAGCAGGGAATCACCTGGTCACCAGAAGAGGTGGAGGAAGCTCGAAAGAAAATGTTCAATGGCTGTATGCCACCTGCTGACCAGATGTTCACCGTTTTGCCTACGCCTGTGAGCGAGCCAATCGCCACCAGTCAGTCTGTTGCACCAGCAGTCTCCTGCCACGTTATTGGACAGTCCACCCTATCCATGGTGACTACTGCAAATGGGTCACCTGCTACGTGTGCAGCTGTCACTGTGACAACCGTTAATAGTATGCAGAATCTCAAGCGCTCCTTGGGAAATCCAACAGTGGCCCAGGAGGTAAAGCGTCCCATGATTCCTACAGAGGAACCCAAAGATAAGCTACGCATGGCACCCCCTCCAGTCCCTCCCCTAGAAAGACTACCCATGGCTCCTCCTCCTGTACCCCCAGATAGTAAGAGATCCATGCCCCCACCTTTGATTGCCCCAGACCTGAAGAGATCCGTTGTTGCCCCTTATGTTATGCCCAAGGGGAAATTGCCAGTGGTATTTCCACTTATACCTCCCAAAGACAAGGTACCTATGGCACCCCCTCCACTGTTACCCAGAGACAGATTATCTATGGTGCCCCTACTGTTCACAGATCTAAAGAGATCTATGGTTCCCCAACAGTTGAGGAATCAAGCACCTGCCTCTTCAGTGATTTCTAAAGACAAACTATCACCTTTACCTACTGATGTAAACTTACCTATGGTGCCCCCCCTGGTGACTTCTCAGTTGAAGAGACCAACAATCATTCAAACTGTACGGGCTCCACCTGTAGCCCCTCCCCTGgtccctgctttctctctggAGTGTAAACCACTAGAGCCGACAGCGGAGCAGAAGCTCATAGGCTCAGATAGTCGACGCTCAGAGAGTCAGAACAGCAATGGAGTCCCCTGTGGGGACGGTAAGAATTGGTTTCTTGACCAGAGTGCACCGGCCCACAATGGTTCACAGCACTTAAATAGTGACTTTGCTCCAAAGGAGCGTCCAAAAACAGTCCCGACCCAGTTCCCTCTCCTGGAAAGAGTGAAGGGGaaaactgctgagcagctgaaggtTTTAGAGGAAAGTTTTCAGAGAAATAGTTTCCCATCATACAACGAGGTTGATCACATCGCAATCACCACCAGACTCTCCAGAGAGGAGATTGACAGCTGGTTCTTGGAACGACGAGCACTTCGAGACAACTTAGAAAAAGCCCTGTTAAATTCCATGGGTTCCAAGAGGACTGATATCGCAGAGAGGAGGTCGCGTGCCCACCACCAACATGCTTTGCTTAATGGAGTTCACAAACAAGGTGGCCTACCCATGAGCCCTCTCCCTCCCATCATTGCCCCCACCTCATCCTCTGGGCCTCTGGATAGGAAGTCCCTAAACCTCCTCAAAGATGTCTTTGTCCAAACACGGTGGCCTTCGCCTGAGGAATATAGTCGTCTAGAGGCACAGACTGGCTTGCCTCGTACAGACATTGTCCGGTGGTTCAAAGACAGTCGGCTGGCCCTACGTGGTGGTGCTGTGGAGTGGAAGGAGCTGTTCCATAAGCTCAGCGGCAGTGAGTTGAATGGCCGGCTGATCTCTGAGCAGCCCTGCGGTGTCACTCAACCAGGCCAGGAACGGATGGTGCCTAGAGCGGAGTGCACCAAACTCAGCAGCCAAGAGATCAAAGACTGGTTCAGCAACACACTGGGCCAGCGTGGGCCTGAAATGGGGAGGAACGGAGGTCAGAATGGGGGCGGCGGAGAGGAGTGTGGGGGCTGGATGGAGGAAGCAGTAGGGGTGAAAGCTAGGATGGCGTCACGAGAGCTGGTCTCCGACACAGATTAG